CGTCGAACGGCATCCCGGAACTCAAGGAAGCCATCGCGGCGAAACTCCGCGGCAACGGCGTCGACGCCGAGGCCGACGAAATCATCGTCACGCCCGGCGGCAAGCAGGCGCTCTACGAGACGTTCCAGACGCTCATCGACGACGGCGACGAAGTCGTCTTGCTCGACCCCGCGTGGGTGTCCTACGAAGCGATGGTCAAACTCGCAAACGGGTCGCTGAAGCGCGTCGACCTCGCACAGCACGACTTCCGTCTCGAACCCGCCCTCGACGAACTCGCAGCCACCGTCTCCGACGACACCGAACTCCTCGTCGTCAACACGCCGTCGAACCCGACGGGTGGCGTCTTCTCCGACGCGGCACTCGAAGGCGTCCGTGACCTCGCCGTCGAACACGACTTCGCGGTCATCTCCGACGAAATCTACGAGCGCATCACGTACGACGGCTTCGAGCACACCTCGCTCGGCTCGCTCGACGGCATGGAAGACCGTACCATCACCATCAACGGCTTCTCGAAGGCATTCTCGATGACCGGCTGGCGGCTTGGCTACCTCCACGCCCCCTCGGACTTCATCGGACAGGCTGGCAAGCTTCACTCGCACTCAGTCTCGTGTGCCGTCAACTTCGTCCAGCACGCCGGCGTCGAGGCGCTCTCTGAGCGCACCGACGACACCGTCGAAGAGATGCGCGAAGCGTTCGAAGGTCGCCGCGACATGCTCGTCGACCTCCTCGCCGAACACGACGTGGACGTCGCCGTCCCGAAGGGTGCGTTCTACATGATGCTCCCCGTCGACGACGACGACCAGGCGTGGTGTGAAGGTGCAATTCAGGACGCGAAGGTCGCAACCGTCCCCGGAAGCGCCTTCAACGCGCCGGGCTACGCCCGCATCTCCTACGCTGCAAGTGAAGAGCGACTCCGCGAGGCCGTCGAGCGTCTCGCCGAACACGACTACATCTAAGCCTTCGACTCTCGTTTTCTTTCAGCGACCCGCGAGCCAAAAGCGGACGCGCCGGATTCGTTCTTATTTTCGTAACGCCTCGACCGGACGCTCGTTTGCTGCTTTCCACGCCGGGTAGAGCCCCGAGAGGATGCTCGTTCCGATACCGAATCCGACGGCGAGCGCGATGTAGAGGAAGTTTATCAGTTGGAACGTCGCCAGCGGGTCGTTCAGGACGAACGAGTTGAGCGCGATGCCGGCGACGACTGCGAGGACCGCGCCGATAAGCCCACCCGTGACACCGAGCAATCCTGCCTCGGCGAGAATCATCCTGACGACGTCACCACGCTGGACGCCGACAGCACGAAGCACGCCAATCTCCTGCCGCCGTTCGATGGTGCTCATGAGCATGACGTTCAGAATGCTCACGCCGGCGACGACGAGCGAGATGGAGCCAATGCCGATGAGAAACGCGTTGAGGATGCCGAAGAACTGGTTGATTCCTTCGGTGATGGCCTGCAGTTCGAACACGTTCACTCGCTCTTCTCGTTCGTTCAGTGACTCGCGAATTGCGACGGCCGACTCGTTCGCCGCCTGCCCGGACTCCGAACTCACGATGACCTGCGAGTAGCCAGTTCCGTTGACGTCTTCGACTGGGACGATGACCGCACTGTTCGGGTTGACGAGCGAGATACCCTGTTCTTCGGCGAGGACTGCAGAGACGCGGTAGGTCTGTCCTTCGATAGAGATGGTGTTGCCAGGTTCGACTTCGAGAATCTCGGCCGTGCCCGACCCGACGAGCGCACCCTGTCGGAGGCGGTCGGGGATGCGGCCTTCCTCCGCTTCGTACAGCGCAGCGGGATTTTCCATCCCGTATATCGTCACGACTGTCTGTTGTTGCCCCCGAGACACCACCCCCGTCTCAGAGCGAATCGGGACGACGTCACCGTCGCTGACCGCCCGCCGTATCTCGTCGACGTCGCGTTCGCTCAACTCCTCGATGCCCTCCTGAAAGTTCGGTGTGATGGTTATCTCGTTCCCAATCTCGCCGAGTTGCTGACTGGCGCCGGTGCGAAGCGTCGTCCCGAACATCCCGAGCGACGCGATTGCGAGGACTCCGATGATGATGCCGAGGACGGCGAGCCCCGACCGAATTCGGTTTCGTGAGAGGTTTCGACGTGCCATCAACAGCGCGGGGACACGCCGGAAGATGTCGTCGAACATACTCACTGAATCCTCCCGTCGACGAGTTGCACCGTCCGGTCTGCGTACTCACCGAGTTGCGGGTCGTGGGTGACTGCGATGACGGCGACGTCGTCTTCGCGACGAATCTCGTCGAAGAGGTCGAGGACGCTCCGCCCGGTCTTTCGGTCGAGGTTCCCCGTCGGTTCGTCGGCGAGGAGGATTCGCGGTTCGTTGACGAGTGCGCGGGCTACGGCGACACGCTGTTTCTGCCCGCCGGACAGTTGGTCAGGCCGGTAGTGGAGACGGTCTCCGAGTCCCACGCGTTCGAGAAGGTCGGTTGCTCGCTCCCGCGCCGTCGGGTCCTCGCCGAAGAGGGTCGGCACTTCGACGTTCTCCAGCGCCGAGAGGGTCGGAATCAGGTGGAAGCTCTGGAAGATGAACCCGATGAACTGCTTGCGCTGGGTGGTCATCTCCTGGTCCGTGAGGTCGGTCACGTCCTTTCCATCGAGGAGGACGGTCCCCTCAGTGGGCGTGTCCAGTAACCCGAGGACGTTGAGCATCGTGGACTTCCCACTCCCAGACGGCCCCATGACGGAGACGAACTCGCCGGGGTCTGCGTAGAAGTCGACGTCTTTCAACGCCTCGACGACCTCGCCACCCGTGTCGTATCGTTTCCAGACGTGTTGGAGTTCGATGATGTGTGTCATCTCGAATCAGCGCCGCCGATACGCGTAGATGCCGACGCCGACCACGACGAGGAGTGCGACGACTCCACCGGCGATGAGCAGCGTGGAGTCGAGACCGAACCCGCCGTTCTGTTCAGTCGGGTCCGAGACGCCGGTGACGTCGACCTCGGTCTGGACCGTTTGCTCGCGGCCGTCAGCGAGGTACGAGACTTCTACGGGGACGGTGGTCACCCCCTCGTCGACAGTGGCGTAGAGGTCGAACGACGCGAAGTCGCTCGCGGGGACGCTCCCGACGAAGTACTCCTTGTACGGTCGCGCTGGAACCACGCCATCGCTCGGGACGACACGGACGACGACGCTCTGTGCGTCGCTGAGGCCGACGTTGCTCGCACTCCCCGAGATGTGGACGTTTCCGTCTTCGAGTTCGACGTCGATGCCGGTGAGTTCTATCTCGCCGGGGGACGCGACGTAGTCGATAGTGGTCGAAACGGTTCCGTCCCGTCCGCCAGTCTCGTACGCGGCGACGACGTCGAGGGTCGCACGGTCGACCGACGTGAGGTTCAGTTGAATCGTCTGTTCGGACTCTGCAGCGACCGAGTCGACCGGTTTTCTGAGGACGACGGAGTCACCGTCACGAACCGTGAGAACGAGGTCTTCGAGTGGTGCGTTTCCGAGGTTCGTCACGTCGACTACGATTGGTGGACGGGCACCATCGCCGAGTGAGGCGTCGAGACGAACCTCTTCACGGAGTTCGTCTGCGGCGAGTAGTGCGGATGCCGTCGTCGTCCTCGCGTTCCCGTCGCTCGTCGTATACTGCACACTCGCGACCAGTTCGGACGTCTCTGTCGACGGGGTCACGCTGAACTGGAATGTTCTGGTTTCGCCCGACTCCAGTCTCGGAACGACACGCGTGTCGTTGGTAATCGTCGCGCTGTCTGCCGAGAGCGAGAGTTTGACGTTTCGAGCGACGTCGTCTTCACCGTTCGAGACGGTCACGTTGACCGGTGTCTCGGTGCCGATGACGGCGTCACCGACTTCGACGGAGACCTGCGGGCCGCCCTCGCGGACGCGAACGACGACAGGGTACTGAAGTCGCTGGGTCTGGCCGTCACTTCGACCGACGACGTTCACGCGGAGGTCGTAGGTTCCTTCGTCTCGGAGGCGGACGGAAAGTGGGATACGGAGGTCACTTCCGGGGGGGATGGTCCCGAGCTCTTCGACGCGGGCGAGGTCGGTCGTTCCGCCGGCAGTCCGGACGTACACGTCGGTTATCTCGAGATTCGTGGGGCTGTTCTGTGCGTTCTGAACGACGGTCGTCATCGTGAATCGCTCACCGGGTGTCGGCTGGGCGGGGGAGACGACGACGTCGTCGATGTAGGCGGTCGCCTCTTGGCCGAGTGCCGGAGATGGGAGTCCGGCCAACACGACGATGAGGAGGAGTGCGACCGGGAGGGCGCGTCGGCTCATGTTACTCAACTCACCTATCGCACAGGCGACGGAAATATCTGCCGAGCAATACAGTCACACGAGAGCGACTTCACTGGTTTAAGACTCGAACTACCACCGAACAGATGTGTTCTCGTTCGGCGAAGATATTTAAGTGAGTCCGGGACCAGTGTGTGACAGATGCGCGTGCGTGACCTCCCGCTGTCGGCGACCCTGGTCTCCCACTACGAGTCGAACGGTATCGAGGAGTTGTATCCGCCGCAGGTCGCCGCGGTGGAGGCCGGCATCGCCGACGGTGGACGCGTCGTCGCCGCGATTCCGACTGCCAGTGGCAAGACGTTCATCGCCGAGTTGGCGATGCTCACTGCCGACGGACCGGGACTCTACATCGTCCCGCTTCGCGCGCTCGCCCGCGAGAAGTACGAGACGTTTTCGCAACTTCCCGGCGTCAGCGTCGGTATCTCGACCGGCGACTTCGACGCCGCCGAAGAGGACCTCGGCGACTACGACATCGTCGTCGCGACCAGCGAGAAGGTCGACTCCGCGATACGAAACGGGGCGTCGTGGGTCGAACAACTCGCGTGTGTCGTCGTCGACGAGGTCCACCTGCTGGGCGCACCGGGTCGGGGGCCGACGCTCGAAATTACATTGGCGACGCTCCAGCGACGCGTTCCGGACCTGCAGCTCGTCGCGCTCTCGGCGACAGTCGACAACCCGGAGACCATCGCCCACTGGTTGAACGCCGAACTGGTCGAGAGCACGTGGCGACCTGTCTCGCTTCGAACCGGCGTGTACGCCGACGGCACTGTCGAGTTCGACGACGAGTCGACACTCACGGTCGACGTGCCACCGATTGGGCCGAACGAAGACGGCGCGACTGAAGCGACCGTCTCACTCGTCGCCGACGCCATCGAGAACGGTGGACAGTGCCTCGCATTCGTCCGTTCTCGCCGCGAAGCCGAGTCACTCGCCGACCGACTGGCCGACGAAGACCTCTCTCCCGCCCCTGACCTCGGTGACGAACTCGCCGAACTGGGTGGAACGACGACAGGGCAGCGACTGGCCGAGTGCGCACGAACTGGCGTCGGATTCCACCACGCAGGGTTACGAAGCACACATCGGGTGGCCGTCGAGAACGCGTTCCGCGACCGACGACTCGCCGTCATCTGCGCGACGCCAACGCTCGCGGCAGGGGTGAACGTCCCGGCGCGACGAGTCGTCATCCGTGACCAGAAACGCTACACTGGCGACTCGATGGCGTGGATTCCCGTCCTCGACGTTCACCAGATGTGTGGGAGAGCGGGCCGCCCACATCTCGACCCCTACGGCGAGGCAGTGCTCGTCGGTGACGAGTCGGTCACAGACGAACTCGTCGAGCGATACGTGACGGCAGACGCCGAAGCAGTCGACTC
The genomic region above belongs to Haloferax marinisediminis and contains:
- a CDS encoding DEAD/DEAH box helicase, which translates into the protein MRVRDLPLSATLVSHYESNGIEELYPPQVAAVEAGIADGGRVVAAIPTASGKTFIAELAMLTADGPGLYIVPLRALAREKYETFSQLPGVSVGISTGDFDAAEEDLGDYDIVVATSEKVDSAIRNGASWVEQLACVVVDEVHLLGAPGRGPTLEITLATLQRRVPDLQLVALSATVDNPETIAHWLNAELVESTWRPVSLRTGVYADGTVEFDDESTLTVDVPPIGPNEDGATEATVSLVADAIENGGQCLAFVRSRREAESLADRLADEDLSPAPDLGDELAELGGTTTGQRLAECARTGVGFHHAGLRSTHRVAVENAFRDRRLAVICATPTLAAGVNVPARRVVIRDQKRYTGDSMAWIPVLDVHQMCGRAGRPHLDPYGEAVLVGDESVTDELVERYVTADAEAVDSQFADKEALRTHVLSVVASGFANSLDGIADVFSATYYAHQHPNVDLTELVSDVVSDLEAMEMLTVDGESLSATTLGAQTSRQYVSPATGARIVSGVRTISTMADENVTARTALEVVCDTPDMLDTYLGNRERAMIYQYARTHAAEFTTAMHDADPFEDWLTAVKTARILHEWSEGADIEDLVDRYRIGPGDLESRVERAEWLLGAADALCAALDTDVPEFREVRALLTP
- a CDS encoding CARDB domain-containing protein, producing MSRRALPVALLLIVVLAGLPSPALGQEATAYIDDVVVSPAQPTPGERFTMTTVVQNAQNSPTNLEITDVYVRTAGGTTDLARVEELGTIPPGSDLRIPLSVRLRDEGTYDLRVNVVGRSDGQTQRLQYPVVVRVREGGPQVSVEVGDAVIGTETPVNVTVSNGEDDVARNVKLSLSADSATITNDTRVVPRLESGETRTFQFSVTPSTETSELVASVQYTTSDGNARTTTASALLAADELREEVRLDASLGDGARPPIVVDVTNLGNAPLEDLVLTVRDGDSVVLRKPVDSVAAESEQTIQLNLTSVDRATLDVVAAYETGGRDGTVSTTIDYVASPGEIELTGIDVELEDGNVHISGSASNVGLSDAQSVVVRVVPSDGVVPARPYKEYFVGSVPASDFASFDLYATVDEGVTTVPVEVSYLADGREQTVQTEVDVTGVSDPTEQNGGFGLDSTLLIAGGVVALLVVVGVGIYAYRRR
- a CDS encoding ABC transporter ATP-binding protein codes for the protein MTHIIELQHVWKRYDTGGEVVEALKDVDFYADPGEFVSVMGPSGSGKSTMLNVLGLLDTPTEGTVLLDGKDVTDLTDQEMTTQRKQFIGFIFQSFHLIPTLSALENVEVPTLFGEDPTARERATDLLERVGLGDRLHYRPDQLSGGQKQRVAVARALVNEPRILLADEPTGNLDRKTGRSVLDLFDEIRREDDVAVIAVTHDPQLGEYADRTVQLVDGRIQ
- a CDS encoding ABC transporter permease, with amino-acid sequence MSMFDDIFRRVPALLMARRNLSRNRIRSGLAVLGIIIGVLAIASLGMFGTTLRTGASQQLGEIGNEITITPNFQEGIEELSERDVDEIRRAVSDGDVVPIRSETGVVSRGQQQTVVTIYGMENPAALYEAEEGRIPDRLRQGALVGSGTAEILEVEPGNTISIEGQTYRVSAVLAEEQGISLVNPNSAVIVPVEDVNGTGYSQVIVSSESGQAANESAVAIRESLNEREERVNVFELQAITEGINQFFGILNAFLIGIGSISLVVAGVSILNVMLMSTIERRQEIGVLRAVGVQRGDVVRMILAEAGLLGVTGGLIGAVLAVVAGIALNSFVLNDPLATFQLINFLYIALAVGFGIGTSILSGLYPAWKAANERPVEALRK
- a CDS encoding pyridoxal phosphate-dependent aminotransferase: MNFDFSERVGRVEPSATLAISNLASELEAQGEDVVDLSVGAPDFPTPENIVQAAKDAMDAGHTGYTSSNGIPELKEAIAAKLRGNGVDAEADEIIVTPGGKQALYETFQTLIDDGDEVVLLDPAWVSYEAMVKLANGSLKRVDLAQHDFRLEPALDELAATVSDDTELLVVNTPSNPTGGVFSDAALEGVRDLAVEHDFAVISDEIYERITYDGFEHTSLGSLDGMEDRTITINGFSKAFSMTGWRLGYLHAPSDFIGQAGKLHSHSVSCAVNFVQHAGVEALSERTDDTVEEMREAFEGRRDMLVDLLAEHDVDVAVPKGAFYMMLPVDDDDQAWCEGAIQDAKVATVPGSAFNAPGYARISYAASEERLREAVERLAEHDYI